From a single Candoia aspera isolate rCanAsp1 chromosome 2, rCanAsp1.hap2, whole genome shotgun sequence genomic region:
- the SLC34A1 gene encoding LOW QUALITY PROTEIN: sodium-dependent phosphate transport protein 2A (The sequence of the model RefSeq protein was modified relative to this genomic sequence to represent the inferred CDS: inserted 1 base in 1 codon; substituted 2 bases at 2 genomic stop codons): MTVFNLCCSSAALGKCTRTRSILIPLLKVPLMFAFLYPFVCSLDVLSSAFQLAGGKVAGDIFKDDAILSNPVAGLVVGILVTVLVQSSSTSTSIIVSMVSSGXLEVGSAIPIIMGSEIGTSATNTIVALVQAGDRNELKRAFAGVTVHDCFNWLSVLILLPLEVASGYLHHISKTSMATFNLHSGQEAPELLKVITEPFTSLIIQLDKSVITGIATGNESLYNKSLTRVWCEVPAPQIFLAGTRGGSLNCSSLMPYSLEGAGNFNSTMPQKCNHLFVDSSLPDLAVGLMLLAASLAVLCTCLLMLVKLLNSVLKGQXARAIQKVINTDLPXPFGWATGYFAMLAGAGMTFVMQSSSIFTSAITPLIGLGVISLERAYPLTLGSNIGTTTTAVLAALASPGDKLASAFQIALCHFFFNISGILLWYPLPCTRLPIHMAKALGEQTAKYHWFAVFYLILCFLLLPVLVLGLSMAGWQVLVGAGAPFLSLLACVAFINIMQSQSPNRLPRWLQSWDFLPSWLHSLQPLDGLMTRATACRAAPCSGSQEECRKKSPGAKVRRGLPKPSAVVLEEWSPPQLNILPMQQASRL; the protein is encoded by the exons GTAAAGTAGCTGGAGACATTTTCAAGGACGATGCTATCCTCTCTAACCCAGTGGCAGGGCTTGTGGTAGGAATCCTTGTGACTGTCCTTGTGCAGAGTTCCAGCACCTCCACCTCCATCATCGTGAGCATGGTTTCCTCAGGAT AACTGGAGGTGGGTTCAGCCATCCCCATCATCATGGGCTCTGAGATAGGGACCTCAGCCACCAACACCATTGTGGCACTCGTGCAAGCTGGTGACAGGAATGAATTAAAGAG GGCCTTCGCAGGGGTCACGGTGCATGACTGCTTCAACTGGTTATCAGTACTGATCCTGCTGCCTCTGGAAGTGGCCAGTGGCTATCTGCACCACATCAGCAAAACTTCCATGGCAACTTTCAACCTCCACAGTGGACAGGAGGCACCAGAGCTCCTGAAAGTAATCACAGAGCCCTTCACTAGTCTTATTATCCAG CTGGATAAGTCAGTGATCACAGGGATTGCCACAGGCAATGAAAGCTTGTATAACAAAAGTCTGACTCGGGTGTGGTGTGAAGTGCCAGCTCCACAG atttttttagcAGGCACAAGAGGAGGATCCCTAAACTGCAGCTCCCTCATGCCATACAGTCTGGAAGGAGCTGGGAACTTCAACAGTACCATGCCACAGAAAT GCAATCACCTGTTTGTGGACTCCTCTCTGCCAGACTTGGCTGTAGGACTCATGCTGCTGGCTGCGTCCCTGGCTGTACTGTGCACCTGTCTTTTGATGTTGGTCAAACTGCTCAACTCTGTGCTCAAAGGCC GTGCCAGAGCTATCCAGAAGGTCATTAACACAG ATCTGCCATAGCCTTTTGGATGGGCCACGGGTTACTTTGCCATGCTTGCTGGTGCTGGGATgacgtttgttatgcagagtagcTCCATCTTCACTTCAGCAATCACCCCACTCATCG GTCTTGGGGTGATTAGCTTAGAACGTGCGTATCCCCTCACCCTTGGTTCTAACATCGGAACCACGACCACGGCTGTCCTCGCAGCCCTGGCCAGTCCAGGGGATAAATTGGCCAGTGCCTTCCAG ATTGCCCTCTGCCACTTCTTCTTCAACATCTCTGGGATTTTGCTGTGGTATCCCCTGCCTTGCACTCGCCTCCCCATCCACATGGCCAAAGCGTTAGGTGAGCAGACAGCCAAGTATCACTGGTTTGCTGTCTTCTACCTGATTCTCTGCTTCCTCTTGTTGCCGGTGTTGGTTTTAGGACTTTCCATGGCAGGATGGCAGGTGCTGGTAGGGGCAGGAGCTCCTTTCCTGAGCCTTCTGGCTTGTGTGGCCTTTATCAACATCATGCAGTCACAAAGCCCCAACCGACTGCCCAGGTGGCTCCAGAGTTGGGACTTCCTGCCGTCCTGGCTTCATTCTTTGCAGCCCCTGGATGGGCTGATGACCAGAGCCACAGCATGTCGTGCTGCCCCTTGTTCAGGCAGCCAAGAGGAATGCAGAAAAAAATCGCCAGGAGCTAAGGTCAGAAGAGGCTTGCCGAAGCCTTCCGCTGTCGTCTTAGAGGAATGGTCTCCACCCCAGCTGAATATCCTGCCAATGCAGCAAGCCAGCCGCCTGTGA
- the LOC134492269 gene encoding alpha-2Da adrenergic receptor-like, with product MNGMEPHQNGSSNQSEQVPTIFPYSPLASALILVAVLTVALVTLTGNVLVVLAVYTSRALRAPQNLFLVSLATADILVATLIIPFSLANEVMGYWCFGGLWCSFYLSLDVLFCTASIMHLCAISLDRYWAVTRAARYNLKRSPRRVKCMIGAVWAIAAFVSLPPLFKSRQQDQVCLLHDDTWYVLASCTASFYAPCLIMVAVYCRIYHVAKHRNSMVIAARRLSYPNFIPVAKYNPCRGSAQPPGETQKMGMAPGQLPCPQPSLPRLSRQWRVDDGGNSHARPPRTPRLSWSIPSNLHQRRSRDMSLSTNRLMQARERRFTFVLSFIIGAFVLCWFPFFFTYSLESVLGESCCISRPLFKFFFWIGYCNSSFNPIIYTVFNRDFRRAFQQLLSPTHSLLCQK from the coding sequence ATGAATGGGATGGAGCCACATCAAAATGGATCTAGCAATCAGAGTGAGCAGGTACCCACCATCTTCCCTTACTCACCTCTGGCCTCAGCTCTCATCCTTGTGGCAGTTCTGACTGTGGCTCTTGTGACACTTACAGGGAATGTACTGGTTGTGTTAGCTGTATACACTAGCCGCGCTCTTCGGGCTCCACAGAATCTCTTCCTGGTGTCTCTGGCTACAGCTGATATTCTGGTAGCCACCCTCATTATCCCGTTCTCCTTGGCCAATGAGGTCATGGGCTACTGGTGCTTTGGCGGCCTTTGGTGCAGTTTCTACTTGTCGCTGGACGTCCTTTTCTGCACTGCCTCCATCATGCATCTCTGTGCCATCAGCTTGGATCGCTACTGGGCAGTCACCCGAGCTGCCCGATATAACCTGAAAAGAAGCCCCCGGAGGGTCAAATGTATGATTGGGGCTGTCTGGGCCATTGCTGCCTTTGTATCCCTGCCACCACTGTTTAAATCCAGACAACAGGACCAGGTCTGCCTCCTGCATGATGACACCTGGTATGTGCTGGCCTCTTGCACAGCCTCCTTCTATGCCCCTTGCCTCATCATGGTTGCTGTCTATTGCCGGATTTACCACGTGGCCAAGCACAGGAACTCGATGGTCATTGCAGCACGGCGGCTGTCTTATCCCAACTTCATTCCTGTGGCCAAGTACAATCCCTGCAGAGGGAGCGCCCAGCCTCCTGGGGAAACGCAGAAGATGGGGATGGCGCCTGGCCAGCTTCCTTGCCCCCAGCCTAGCTTGCCCCGGCTCTCTCGGCAATGGAGGGTAGATGATGGTGGCAACAGCCATGCTAGGCCACCAAGGACCCCAAGGCTTTCTTGGTCAATTCCCTCCAATCTCCATCAGCGCAGAAGCAGGGACATGTCCCTCTCCACCAATCGGCTGATGCAGGCCCGGGAGCGCAGATTCACCTTTGTCCTTTCTTTCATCATTGGAGCTTTTGTGCTCTGTTGGTTCCCATTCTTCTTCACCTACAGCCTGGAATCTGTGCTTGGGGAAAGCTGTTGCATCTCCAGGCCTCTCTTCAAATTCTTCTTCTGGATTGGATACTGCAACAGCAGCTTCAACCCCATCATCTACACTGTCTTTAACCGTGACTTTCGCAGAGCCTTCCAACAACTCCTGTCTCCTACCCACTCACTCCTGTGCCAAAAATGA
- the F12 gene encoding coagulation factor XII yields the protein MTAQLLLLLLFVILNPGELFLGVIGKPHKVKHGVTASSEDSCHFPFRYQRKMHYSCLPGTFLKSQYWCATTENYDRDQQWKLCGKEERPTGHCDPNPCQNGGACEARKTGFHCTCTAGFHGRRCEKEGCFGTQRLLHVGKQETWLQYFPSTGLKECRCDRKKIHCKTVHGKACRSNHCLNGGQCVQLGQNLVCSCLEGFSGPLCDIDHTQICYSGNGHLYRGMAQSSSSGAPCLPWDSPILLMEYSIKLSNAVSLGLGEHAFCRNPDNDTQPWCFLLRDRQITWEYCNITHCHPQTAGELIIKGTGAPVEETPPSWMNSKPQSGTGSAPVCGQRYTKVISSRSRIVGGMVSLPGAHPYLASLYIGKQFCGGSLIASCWILTAAHCLEFRPDVSRISVVLGQIFYNTSTEGTVKFQVQKYQLHENYSQITKQHDIALIQLKEKSPGRCIEFSNSILPICLPGSLEAADSSEHCQIAGWGHMYEGADKLSVRLQEADVPIIPNEQCRSPEVHGSHITQHMLCAGYLEGRIDACQGDSGGPLVCEEQGKATIRGIVSWSTGCAQENKPGVYTNVANYLSWIQSNMH from the exons GGTGTAATCGGCAAGCCCCACAAGGTTAAACATGGAG TGACAGCATCCAGTGAGGACTCCTGCCATTTCCCTTTCCGTTACCAACGCAAAATGCACTACTCCTGTCTCCCTGGTACATTTCTTAAATCTCAGTACTG GTGCGCCACAACAGAAAACTATGACCGAGACCAACAATGGAAGCTTTGTGGAAAAGAAGAAAGGCCAACAG GGCACTGTGATCCTAACCCCTGCCAGAATGGGGGTGCCTGTGAAGCTAGGAAGACTGGGTTCCACTGTACCTGCACAGCTGGTTTCCATGGGAGACGCTGTGAGAAAG AAGGCTGCTTTGGAACACAAAGATTGCTGCATGTTGGCAAGCAGGAAACTTGGCTGCAGTATTTTCCCTCTACTGGACTGAAGGAGTGCCGCTGTGACAGAAAGAAGATTCACTGCAAGACTGTGCATGGAAAGG CGTGCAGAAGCAACCACTGTCTGAATGGAGGCCAGTGTGTACAGCTGGGTCAGAACTTGGTGTGCAGCTGTCTTGAAGGATTTTCTGGGCCACTGTGTGACATAG ATCACACTCAGATCTGCTACAGTGGGAATGGGCACCTATACCGAGGAATGGCTCAGAGTAGTTCCTCAGGGGCACCCTGCCTGCCCTGGGACTCCCCCATCCTACTTATGGAGTATTCCATCAAACTCAGCAATGCAGTAAGCCTGGGCCTAGGAGAACATGCCTTCTGCAG AAATCCAGATAATGACACCCAGCCCTGGTGTTTCTTGCTGCGAGACAGACAAATCACCTGGGAATACTGTAATATCACCCATTGTCATCCCCAAACTGCTG GTGAGTTGATCATAAAAGGAACAGGAGCACCTGTGGAGGAGACGCCTCCAAGCTGGATGAATAGCAAACCCCAGTCTGGCACTGGCTCAGCTCCAGTTTGTGGACAGCGCTATACAAAGGTCATTTCCTCACGCAGCCGTATCGTAGGGGGTATGGTGTCACTTCCTGGTGCTCATCCCTACCTTGCTTCCCTCTACATTGGAAAGCAATTCTGTGGAGGAAGCCTCATTGCTTCCTGCTGGATCCTAACTGCTGCACATTGTCTGGAATTCAG GCCAGATGTGTCTAGAATTTCAGTGGTGCTTGGCCAGATCTTCTACAACACCAGCACTGAAGGCACAGTGAAATTCCAGGTACAGAAGTATCAACTGCATGAGAATTATTCACAGATCACTAAGCAGCATGATATTG CTCTGATACAATTGAAGGAAAAGTCCCCAGGACGTTGTATTGAGTTTTCAAACTCCATTTTGCCTATATGCCTGCCTGGTTCCTTGGAGGCAGCTGACAGCAGTGAACACTGCCAGATTGCAGGATGGGGACATATGTATGAAG GAGCTGACAAACTCTCTGTACGTCTGCAGGAGGCAGATGTGCCCATCATTCCTAATGAGCAGTGCCGTTCCCCAGAGGTACATGGGTCCCACATTACCCAACACATGCTATGTGCTGGATACCTAGAAGGAAGAATTGACGCATGTCAG GGAGACTCCGGTGGGCCCCTGGTATGTGAAGAGCAAGGCAAGGCCACCATCCGTGGCATTGTCAGCTGGAGCACAGGCTGTGCCCAAGAGAACAAACCTGGGGTTTACACCAACGTTGCTAACTACCTCAGCTGGATTCAAAGCAACATGCATTAG